GTATTTCTGCCTTTTGGCCCTGTGGCGACACTTGCAAACCTCATCATATGAAAAATGGAAATAGGGGATGTTTGAAAGTGTTGAGAGTACAAAATTAAGGCTTATAAAGCATGGTATACTTACGTAATCTGTAAGCGTTGAAGCGCCAAGTACCGCCACAATACTGGTTAGCGTTGCCAGTGCATTCCTTTGAGCACTGACGACTATTTActtttccataaatgtcgtacGTATCGCCGCAGAAACACTGCTTGCCGTTTTGAACACCTGCATAGGGTGCTCTCAAGTCCTGACTtgaacaaatgctgatacattTTTCGACGCTCATGGCATTACCCGAAGTGTAGAAATACCAGTTCAGTGCTCTTGTCTCATCATCAACATAGCAACCCACATATTCTGTGAATACTCCACGATCTGTAATTGAAATGGATGCTTAGTTTTGTCCCATCTTCGGGAATACACATCACATGAAGTACACCAGAGTTTTCTGATAATACACCATCCAATACATGCCAATGGGCAATTATTTAGGGGGGGGTACTTATTTTGGATTGTAGTTTTGCTTGATCTTTACCAGTGACATCTCAATTTGCCCTACCCTTACACTATGAATTACCAATTAGCTCTAATAAAATGACTGTTGTttgacagacaaaataaaaatattgagtcTTCTGGCTTCCTGACTGCAGCCATTTACATCATACATCCCTACTTTACTGACCATAAACACAAATAGAATAATCCTGAGACAGACACTGAGACATTGTAgcagtttatttttttgtacCATGGGTTCAGTTGTACATAAAGTATGTCTGTGTGACGTTTAGGTCATTCACGAATAAGAGAGAGTGTAACATTGTTTCCTTCTCAAAGGGGCAGGGGgatttgtcagcattttctGAGGAAAAGAtccaaaacaaaaagaaatttcATGGAAGGGCATTCTGCAACATCTTACTCTTTATTTGTTTCTGTTCCTTGGAGCTTCAACTCAAATATATGCTTTTGTGAGTACTACTGAATTAATGCTCTGGGCGTTTATTAAAGGGCGGTAGTTGTCGGTACGGGGCTCAAAGGTCggtagggacccctacgaccgatataaacactgtatccaagctaGCTGGCGAATGatgaaattaaaacatgtttatctttatgtacatcgtaaaatttaaatgttgcagttatTTTTACATGATGTATCTTATTATaatacatgaaatacattgtttgtaaacaagaaagtttcacatgcgcagttccgacgaccagtTCCCTTTAAGCTCCAGGTGTGCCCCTGACAATGTACCCATTTTTTGAATGAACGCCGTGGGCCCATTATCAGAAAACACCggtatatattattgcctgaatacatgggtttatgtcaGAGCAGGTGAAAATTTGCCCGCCGCCAGgcgggcaaattgtctcctgctgcgaggcaAGTACAGTTTATATATTTTCTTACATTTCTACAGGTATGCCAATGGACTCTTAGCCGATTCTGAGCTATCCATTGGTAGTCTCCTACCTTAACAATGCTCGAGGTCTCGGTGTCGAATTCCCGCGTTCGACGACGATTACCGCGCACGGCCGTACACAATCTGCGTACACTTACGTGCGTAAGTTTATCGAGTCACAGACAGTGGCAAAATAATTGACAAGGTCACGAACAAGGAGAACAAAACATGGAAATGAACTTAACAGTAGTCCTCTTGTTTATTTGAAAAGGGCAATTCCATGCCAAGGTTTGTTCAATGACATGCAATAAACACACACTTAAAATTTCCAGTGGTTCGGAGCCATGCATGTGTTACAGCGACCGATGTCTGTCAGTTTTCAGAACGTATTAAGGTaatatacgcctcgaaagtgaaagacttaaacttttgctcaaagtttctaaaatgaaactttcgaccattctcttaccaaagcaagattAAAAATCAGTGGTCTCCCCGCAAAATTTGGTTCTAGCGAGAAAAATTATCTAAGATTtcgcgatatttgaaattaaattcaaaatggctgccatccctgtcttgactctattggaaaaataaaatttccgatttttgaaaaagtaagacggttaaaacttttcttacaccaagagcttttaaaaatgagcccccacaagtggtatatcagaagagaattgataaaatttgctgAAGTTGAGCCAAGTTGAGCGTAGAAGTTTATAGGTAAAAGCATATGTGTATAAAGGCATTTTCCTTACAGGGACAAAGtctgccatttttcatgaatttgtttgatacaagatactcaTATTGTTTCACATGTTGagagatactgaatgaataggtgaccatgcatatatttgaccccagtTTCAGACACGATCAAtgaaccatcgcaaaaatgaatcaatAGTCATGGCCATTAATTCATTATCGCGATATTTTAGTTTATCGTGTCTGAAATCGGGtctaatatatgcatggtcacctattcattcagtatcttttgacatgtcaaacaatataagtaagCCTATAGTATCTCgcattaaacaaaattcatgaaaaatgaccgactttgtccctttaattgaaCAAGTGAAATTCACAAACTTACCTACAGAACCGTGCGCCTGTCGAGaggaaaaaatataattttgttatCAGACAAGATGCTGAATAAAATGGCTCCTGATTATTATTAGCAGTGTTTGTGTAAGATATATTCTTGCTTCGACTATTTATGACGTGTGCACTTTCAAATGAGCCTTAGGGGAGCACAGATGTTCAAGCCCCCCTAGACACTCCTATCCAAGGAGGATACACATTTTGGGATGTTTATCACTTTATTTCCGTGCCATCATATTACTGAAATCATAGAGAACCTGGAGGCCCGAAATGACGTCCTCCTTTGACCTATAAACTTGCCGCGAGGACGGAGCAGGACAAATCGTCAAAGTTGGAAACTTTTTACTCGGAGTAAAAATGGGCGTTTATAGTTCGTGTGCTAAATATCCTTATTCGCCtttttttcaagaaactttTTCGTATTCCTAATTACATGCCATATTAATTTCCTCAGTGTTGTTCAATATTCGTATTTTCTACAAATGCCATTACTAAATACATATTACTCTGAGCCAACataatttgtagtggaaatgttaTTAAGGGAATTTTTACCCTTAAAATAGTCCCTGGTAAAAGATATGCATTGCTATACATTTAACACATTATTTCATCGATCATAACCACAAGTCATGGAAGGCGTATCACTCAAATGGACAGAAACAATCAAAGTATACATACAGTGTGTTTCATCAGCAGGACAAGCAAGATCGATGCAAAACCTGAGATATTCATCTTGATTAAGCTGTCCACTGGTATCCGTCGATATTCTTCGCTGCTGATCTCGCCGACTTAGAGAGTGCCTCCAACCCAGGGTTTGCAGAATGATTGGAAATCGACTGCCGATGGCGAATTTAAGGGTTCCTTTGCACGTGGGGGGTCTTATTTGCATAAACTGTGTACTTCCGATCCGCGACGATGTTTCAGCGAATGATGGTTTATGATAATCGGATGTGGCAGAAAATTCCAAGAACCAGGCCAAACTGCAGGTCGGTCGTTGGCCGCAACTCCATAGATTGTCAATctgatgataaaaagtttgacgATAAAAAGTGTGACAAGTTGCAACTATCATCAGAGGTAACGCCATTGTCACTTTAAATTTatataagtacatgtatgtacatgacATGTGTAATGTGTTTTATCTGTGTCAGTGTTTACGGACGTGGTTGTTAAGTAAAACTGAATTGTTGAATCCTTCCCAAGCCAAGAAAGATAGTGGGCCTATCAAAGATTTCAATTTTCCATAAATTCGATGTTTTAAAAGCGAGGAGACtcggtagccctgcgtacgatgctgtgtgttccgctacagctaatcgccccgctacagctaatcgccccgcgagcggggcgattagctgtagcggaacacacagcatcgtacgcagggctaggagACTCGGATGCTGCGAATGGCTAATCCATGGGTTCACATCGCATTTCCTTTCATCTCGCTTTTCTATCTTTTCGTCATTTTTTTACGCATGACCATGACCTAGATACGTTTTCCTGTTTGAAGGTCGTCACAAGGTGACCAAAGGGGTTACAGTGCCGTTAAAGGGTTTCATGTTGAAACAAACGAGCGACTCAAAACAATTACCAATTGAAGGTTCAACATGGCCAACGAATTAGCTGGGTAATTGACGGACCTGCTGTCCGAGGGTAATATTAATAAGCGACAAGGGACATATGAAGAATAGCGAAAGGAAGAAATAAAGGTCTCATGATCAAAATCAAAGCATTATCGTTTCGCCAGTGTCTCgcaatgtattccacacaaaataactaCAATGATCCACTCATTCACCATATCGTAGCACTTACAACGGTACATccgatgtgtgaagttgctTTATTTCCCATATGAAACCTTTCAACACAAAGAGGAAAGCAAAATGAAAGGCATAGAACATGTCAAACCAAATGGGCAGAAATGAACTTGGTGGAGGTACAGACAAAAGCTTTGGAAAGGAAACATGACATGCCCGACAAAGGTACACTAGAGGGCGTTGCAACAGGAGCAGAAAAACGCATAAGAACAATGCTATTGCCATGGCAACGAAGTATACCACTGACAGACACTGTACCTACACACCTTTGGAAATTTATTGCCATTGGAGAAAACTGACCATGAACCACAAATTAAAACTGGAAAATTATCTTCCAAAAAATACTTACGTAAAAACGAAAGGCAACaattagaaaaacaaaaaaaaagccGAGGAAAGAATGGCAGCGCATAGAACAGGTAAAGCACATCTTGCATCGGATACAGAAAAGCAAATTGCATGGTAAGATCAATGGACAAAATACCACGATGAGGCTTACtgggtagacttggttcaagtctgtgattcgtgaatgtttgagtggagtgaacgcaatgatttgtattttgccttCATGCGAAAAGCGCGCGTAGGTGGAGTGGACGCAGTGAGTCGGGTGAACGCCTATACACATGATACAGgtgagtttcacccggaatcgaATCCGGTAGgaactaactcactatactgcgcagactcaaatgtatcacattcaatcgctgggaaaacctggcctgggctaccaaattccgaaaaggtttgtacgaaataggggagacacaaaagaaactattctaaatgattttattttttttcaattcaccgacttgaatcAAGTCTACTTTCTGGGCACAATGGCCAAACAGAGCTCACAAGAAACTGAAGAAATTCAACAAGAAACAAACTCAGGTTTGCTAAAGCAAAGTAAATTGACAGTTAAAGTAGACCAACATAAAGCCATGCCACAAATGGTTACTTTACAGTCTACCATGGagacaagaaaacaaaataagcTTTTTTGCAGAAACTGTGCTGCGACAGAACATCCGGTCCGTGTCGATGTTTCGACGAATGGTTAATCATCAAAATTCCCAGAATCAGGCCAACCTGTAGGTCGATCGTTGGCCGCTACTAGATACTATGTATGAACCGGGAAACTACCGCGCGGACTTATTTTCGCGCGTTGGGAGATCAAGATGATTAAGCGCGGTTTTATTTTCGCGCAAGGTAGTTAGCGATTTTTAGTGAATATAAACATTGACTTGAGAACAATGAAATTTGCCTTGATTGGTAGGCAGAGCGGCTTTGTCGGCACCCGTCAATAGTACAAGCTAATGGACGATCATCAACACTTGGCTGTCCTCGATTGTTTACATACTGTTTTATCACCCGCCGTTTTGTTCACATATCGCTACATGTCGACTAAAACCAAATGTTGAAGTTACATGTCACTGTCTGTTTTCCGACCTTTTCGGAATGAGCTCAATAGAGCAGTTTCTAATTGCTATTACTGAAGTCACATAGCAATGATTAGATCATTTCACTAGTACtgtaaataaaatcaaaatacaaCCATGTCGAGCTGCGTTCTTTTTCCCTCAATGTCAAGAGGTCAGCGAGTTTACACTGTGATAACGTCGGAGTCATCGTATAAAGTCACGCAAGTACAGGTGTTGTTGAATCACGGtcggagggactgtggttgaatCAATCATATTAAACATTTTGTGGAGTAGTAGTGTGGGTCGGTGAGGATTGAATCTAAAAATTTACAAGAATTGCATCTTTGCTTGGTTCAATGTAAACGATTTATCAGACGACACTATTATGGATTTCATTAATCGACGAGACGTAAATTGGACATTACTCTGTCAATCATGATCCGATTACCGATTCTATCAAGCAGTGAAAGCTACATGCGTGCTTCGTCAGAACTGAAATCAGTAAAAAAATGTCAATCAACTAGTAATCACACACGAAGTACCGCTCGCATCTCTATTTCATCAAGAGCCAATGAATTTAAGAGCGGAGATTTCTGACATGTGAAGGCGTTAAGTTTTGCAATTTAGACAACTCACTAGATCACAGAAACAAAAGTCGGCCCGTAGTCAAAGAACAACCCGCCATCAAGTGTAAGTGCATTTCCAAAAGCACAAGTGTCAATGTGTTACCTTCTTGATGATAATTAATGCAAAAAAATGTGGATAAATTGAGCTGCAATAAGGTGAAATCGCCTGTTGTGTAGTAGAGTTTGTCACTGATTACTCGCTAAAACACAGCAGTTCTACTAAACATCATGGCAATCTTTCGCTACTTGAAGAAATCTGATGGCACAACAGCTACTCCACGTCCTGGTTTAATTTCACCATCGCAGTGCCCGAGTCTTTGTGCTGAAATCGTTGAAGAGGTCAACGAAAACATCGACACATGTCTCATCAAAACAAGCAACGGTTCTACGAAACGAAAGCGTGGGTCCTATCAGCAATACTCGTCTGAGATCCGATGTAAAATTGGCAAATACGCAACAGAAAATGGTGTTCTGTTCGCAGCACGTCACTTCTCCAAACAACTCAACAAATCACTGAACGAAAGCACCGTCAGTTGAAAGTTGTTCTAACATTTATGCTACGGTCATTTCCGGTTATTTTACGACTTCAAATCGTAATGATTTTCTCTGACCAACCGATTATATAACGACTGCGTACGTAGGCTgacctagactgaaagattccgtcgcgtgcgggcgctcagGCGCAATACcctttataattttattttttgcatgctttatctattttattattttgcgagcgaaatctacgataccggtcggtctcgtagtaaactgccaacgaagcctatgcgttggctcgcagcgggactgtggcgatgacctcaatgacccgagcgcgttcgatacacgccacaagtaccgctgcgatatcacagctacgtttattagtccccacggacaccgtccggggggacttataggtttggtcatgtccgtgcgtgtgtgcgtgtgtgcgtgcgtccgtccgttcacgcagatatctcagagatgcctggagcgatttcattcaaacttggtacaaggattacttcatatgtcatacagatgcacgtcaatttgtttttgatacgatccaatatggctgccaggcggccatttattatgatttttcatgtacagagccataactcagacatgtttcaactgattttattcaaagctggtacaaggacattgaccaatgtcatagatatgcacatcgaattgttttgtgatacgatccaattggccgccaggcggccattttgttacgattttttcatgtacagagccataattcaggcatatctcaaccgattttattcaaactttgtacaaggacattgacctatgtcatacatattcacgtcgatttattttgtgatacgattcaatatggccgccaggcggccattttattacgattttttcatgtacagagccattactcaggcatgtttcaactgattttattcaaagttggtacaaggacattgaccaatgtcatagatatgcacgtcaatttttcatgtgatacgatccaatatggctgccgtgcggccattttgttacgattttttcatgtacagagccataactcaggcatatctcaacggattttattcaaacttggtacaaggacattgacctatgtcatacatatgcacatcgatttgttttgtgatacgatccaatatggccgacatgtggccattttattacgattttttcatgtcctgaactacaactcagacatgtatcaagcgaatttattcaaaagtatttttatcacagacctaaagaagaggactctatcctctctgaggacatgtaatcaaagtacccattaacaagtggggactgtgtcatcaacgatgacttgttttttataTACTGCTGGTATTGCCAGGTGTTGTCCGTTCTCTGCCTGTGTTTGTTAAGACACCGCCTACATACAACAGATACAATCTGTACAGTGGCTATTTACGTCAGTCACTCgtgatctattcagctctgggactattcgccccatagacatgtgtacatttGCGAGAAAAACCcaaatgtacaaatgtacacaCGCCTATGGGgtgaatagtcccagagctgaatagaccATGAGTGACTGTGCTATTTACATACAATTGAAGTGCCAACTCGTCAATCCACTGTACATGTTGGTATCACGCATGGTCAAAAGCCTCTCGCACTGCTATGTCAATGTCATGATCATTCCATGGCCTTGTTTTACCATATTGGTCACTAGGCAAAAGGTCAAGTGAAGGTATTGTATTAATAACGCAATCACAGCAAAGTTGACACCAAAGTGAATGACCTccgtaagggagcgttcagttattacggccgggggtgggccggcaaaatccaggggggggggggtcaccttaaatttgaaaactgcaaagggggtcatgtatttttcaaacagctcagagggggggggggggggtcacttaattttcataagtatccgtcccgtcaaaaagcagtttcagtgttcagaaatattctgggagataaaaatgattcgttgcatgatttcattctctgaagttattcacctgtaaatctgaacaaaagtataattacctgtcacatgaacatcttgacttgacaactctgaggcttgtcttattgtaaatcaagctcactgcactgagggcaatgaacaattcctattacttacatattagagatatagcaagttttgtcagggaaattatttaacagttacctgtactgagactactagtaccatgaaaagttaaataatacctttataggtgaaattccaatatcataattgttgtccacatctgaacttttaaataccctatttgaatcaaatacatttgtatcaattatcgaacacctataaaagcacaaattaatttagtttagcattgtaaaaaaattattcttagttttctcatagactccagcgtatagtgaatcagcatttcggtgaaattccaaaatctaatttcttacacacatatcaacctttaaccatcctaggctaactaagtactttaaaaatgaattatcaaatgtctataaatacacagattttgatagtttagtattggaaaaaaaatattcatattttcctcatagactcccatgtacagtgaatctacattttggtataattccaaaatccaatttctggcgaacacatccatttgttaccaccctaatctaatcaagtacattgatatcaataatcgagagtacataaatacatgggtttacctatttttgtattggaaaaaaattattcatactttcctcatagactcccgtgtatagtggatgaatattttcagtgaaattccataatcagatttcttttacacataatatgcacctttaaccaccatattctaatcaagtacaattatgttaattattgaatgtctgtatatgcacaagtataccaagtttttcattggaaaaaaaattattcacaatttatcattgactcccatgtatagtggatgaaccttttttttgtgaaattctaaggtcaaactttttgtccacatgccagttgtaaaaACCCTATTTCATTGAAGTACAttcatgtaaattatcaaatatctataaatgcatagatatagttttgcattgagaaagtattacatagattcctcatacatgtatgagaaaatatatgtataccatgtatagtgaatcaacattatcaacagctaatttttaattaaatccaaatatcaaaatatgtacacacacacttgcgcaaaaatattgcgatccaccagtaatttctgtccaacccctttgaggggtaatttcaaaattacagcaagtcagaatgggaaatctgagcattaacaccttttgagtttgtaaggaaggtcatttgaaaaaatctaagctctttttgggggggattctatcgctccatacccctgaggtgtttgtgtgtgcagctaatttactcaagcaatgtgtgtgtgtgtgtgggggggggtcatgaaatttttgtcatcgtgaaaggggggtcatcaattttttggcacAATGGGTAGGGgcggggttcacttattttgactgatgcacaggtagaatttgccggcccacccccggccataatagcTGAACGACCTCCGTAACAGTCCATAACGGTTGTCTTTATTCAACTTAAAAATGGGCTTTCACGAAAATTGAGTACTTTTtaactaaattttgaaaaatcagccaaatgtacttgattttcAATCAATAAAGAAGAAAATTCATTGCAAATATGTTCAAATCATTTGCATGTTTTCCCTAAAGCTGGGTAGGTTTGTCAGACCAAGAAATAACACTCTGTCAAAAATTTCCACTTCATGACTAGGTTTGTTGTTTTTCATAAGTACAGACCAAACTATATTTGTAGATGTACAAGAGAGGGGTTTAAGTTTAAGTTCAAAACCACAGCTGTTATTTTCAcgaaagaaaattgacattccACCAGAGGCTCTCCCATAAATACTTTTCTTTACTCCAGGAGCATGAATATTCTTATAACCATCAAAAGAAATCTTATCTTGCTTTGATAGCTATGTTTCTGTCAGACATAGAAAATCAAATTGTTGGATATATTCACGAAAATCAGCATTTCCAAGTTTTTCCAGCAAGCCATTTACATTCCAAACTAGAAATTTCAAATAAGCAAAGTCAGCTTTAACACTATCTTCTGGGGTTGTAGTACTGAAAACCCTGGTAACATTACTCTGGCCGTGGCCAAAACTCTAGTCGGCTCTGCTTTGTGTTTCATCAACAGGGTGTAGAGGACGGACCTTTTTGGTAAACTCATCGTATACATATATTATACCATTTACTTTCAGTTTGTCATGTACAAATTTTACTGATTTCCCTTCTGTACGAGCTTCTTCTGCGTACTTGCTTAGTTTCCTTCTTATTTCCCTCACCCCTGGAGTAAATGACTTTTAAGAATTTGTACCCGGTAATCCAGCAAGGGTATGATGGGTAAGAATTATGGTCGGCATTCTTGGAAGGGGGGATGATGGATAAGAATTTGTAGCCGGTATTCTTCGAAGGGGGAAATgccattgttttcattttcagttcGCCGCACACACACACGTTCACACTCAGAGGCAACAATAACATATTGTATTATAAACGAACTAAAGGCTCTGTGGAACCatcttgtttttttgttgtacaATTATTACTAGTATATACATTATGATGTGTTCATCGCTTTCCTTCTTCTGTGACCACTTGCCGACATGAAAGTATCGGAGCCGGTTGCTCCCCATGGGATCAATTGATCAACGGGGTCAACTGAGCGCTTCAAAGACACGGTGAACGTATAACCTCgtcaccaaaataaaaaaaacagggtgaccccgtGGATCCACCCGGacagttttactagtaaaagacaaattgaaaatacaacCTTGAAATCGGAAAatataaaaagtaaaagggaaccaaaaaatgtTAAGGTCCCCCTCCtcataggcagagcaaaactgtCAAGTaaccccctctactaccccaaaaattttcgattgCCACCTGAATTTCTAAAGCCCCCCAcccgtttatttttgtgaacgcaACCCTTACAGCTTCAGGCCCTTTGCCAGTATGGACTTTGCAATGAGCTCTGCGCCTGTGTAATTTGATGCTGTATAAGTTGAAACCAGGTCTTGCTACAAAACTGTGTGTAACTCAAAACGTTAGCACGTAGCGCCATCATGCGGTTGCAGAAAGAAAACAAACGGTTTTCCATACTTTGACGTTGGGTGTGCTGTATGTATGGTCGAGTGCTTGGTGCTAGGCAAGGCTAAAGGTCAAGTGAGGACGTCTTGTTGGAAACGTTGAGATATGGTAGAATGCCTTGCCGACGAAAGTGAAACAGTATGTCATGGAATCCCCCCTCCAAAGACTAAATAGTAAGCAATTGATCTAACAATGGCTATGCTGAAATACGTCACCGTAACTAAAAAAACGAAGAGTTCCAACAAAAGGTTCAAAGCAATGGCGTATGAATACGACGAAGACGATTTTCCTGCACTGGGAACTGCTCCTCAACCTTCAGGCAGCGTCGCTGGCAATGAAGCAGCATCATCGCAACATTTTGCAAACGTGACGAAGATGAAGGGCTCAGGAAAAGGAAAGGCTGTTGGCGAAGGAGGAGACAGATCAGACAGCTCTGGAAACTGGAGCATTGAGAGAAGTGCAAGCGAGTTAGGAGTACCACAGGCTGCAGCTTGTGCAAAGGGAAGAAAGGTTAGAGgtcaaattttcgatttgaacCACGGTGGACCGTGGCGTGGTTTCCCGACCGTTTTGTGGGGGGACCG
The DNA window shown above is from Ptychodera flava strain L36383 chromosome 5, AS_Pfla_20210202, whole genome shotgun sequence and carries:
- the LOC139133139 gene encoding sialate:O-sulfotransferase 2-like, coding for MNISGFASILLVLLMKHTAHGSVDRGVFTEYVGCYVDDETRALNWYFYTSGNAMSVEKCISICSSQDLRAPYAGVQNGKQCFCGDTYDIYGKVNSRQCSKECTGNANQYCGGTWRFNAYRLRYAEYIGCFEDQSDRALPVYQQRDDMTVGKCLKFCRDGGYTYAGVQNRKQCFCGSDYNKYGEKKAADCGSHCVGNDNENCGGTWRNGVYRLPPC